Sequence from the Candoia aspera isolate rCanAsp1 chromosome 7, rCanAsp1.hap2, whole genome shotgun sequence genome:
ATTCCCTAGGTGGAGTTTCCCGGGTTGAGTCTGGCATTCCTGGTCCCTCCCTCCTAAAGCTAAAAATCTTCTTACAGTGCCACCCCAGAAAGAATGGGAGGAGAATCCTTGATGGACCAGAAAGCAACTCACCTGTGCTGCTTATCTCACCTGCTGAAGACCAGCTGAGCACCCTCTCCCCAGGTTCTCCCACAGTCGGGTTCAGGTACAACGAGAGGAGAGGTGTCTCGGCCAACCGCCTGCCCACAGAGCAGGAAGCTCATTCTTACCGTAGGACCGAGGCTGCCAGTTGCTGGCATTATCCGTGGCAGGCGGTGCTCATTGGGTGAAGCGTGCCTTGGCGTGGGGGCCCTGAGTGTAGTCCTGCCCTGGGCTCTGCGGGGAGTAAAGCCGGAGGCAGGCAGAGGGATCCTCCGGCGCAAGTCTGACTCATGTGGGGCTTGTTAGCAGGCACAGGAGAGTTttctcaggggtgggaggaaggaagagggcaAAGCAGGACAATCTTTTCCAGATCTGAAACGTAGCCAGGCAGGGAGAGAAATCTGAAATCAGTTATCCCGTTTGCTTTTAGCAGGCATTCTAGAAATGAATCcaagagcatttaaaaaaaaaagccagggcaTTTTAagagtctccctccctccttcctttcctggtAGACTGTAACCCCATTCAGGGTTAGCAATAGGAAGGCCCAGATCCGGAGAGCCCTAAACCCCACAGCctggattgccgtcgctaagcaatgtggccacGTGATGTCGCATTTTATGACCACCTCAGCAACAACAATCCccgtcccaattgctgttgtaactcaaggactccCTGTAACCCCATTCAGGGTTAGCAATAGAAAGGCCCAGATCCGGGGACCCCTAAACCCCGCAGCcgctcagtcttgtcagggtcgAGCTGACGCCTGTTCTTCCCCGTCCAGTCGCATCTACCCTCCAGCCGCTGGGGAAGTCCTCCACAACACCCCTTGGACGAGGGGCAGAGATGCACGGCTGAGTGTCATCAGCGTACTAAGAACGCTTGACCCCGTGCCAAGAGATGACTTCCTGCAGATGTCAAATAGGAGCAGGCAGAGTCCAGCGTAGCAGGGGCCTATGGCTAGACCTCTCTTCCCTACCGACATGAACTGCGACTGGCCTTGCGGGAAGGAGGACCGGTGAGGAGCCGTGTCTCCCACTCCCAGCCTGCTCAGCCAGCCCAGAAGAATGCCACGAACACTGGTCTTCAGAGCTCTTGACAGATCAAGGAAGGCCAGGATGGATACATCACTCCCATCCTGAACCTGTGAGAAATCGTCTACAAGTGTGTTCATTGCTTTCTCAGGACTATATTCTACTCTGAAAACCAGCAGTGACATGTCTAgacaatctgcttcctccagggccctctgaagctgtcgGCTTAATACCTTCCCAACTACCTTTCCCAGAAAGAgaaagttggagactggacaaaaattctCCAGCACTGCTGGGTCCAATGATGGCTTCCTGCAAACACGGCaccccactgcctccttcaagacaCGTGGAACCGCCCCTCCCACAGAGAAGCACCTCCCACCCCTCGGATCCAGGACCAACACAGCCAGAGTCTGACTGGGTCACTTGCATAAATGGCATCCTTACACAAGATCTAGTCAGGAATTTTGGTTCCCCTGGAGGGAATATTTTATTTAAGGCTTTTGAGGCCTTTGCCCTTGCACCTGGAGGAAAATCTTCCCAAACATCTCAGAGTTCAGAAACTTGGGGAGGTGCAGGGAAGATAATGAAAAAGTGGTGACTGCCCGCGGTTGTGTGCCCATCTTCCTGTCTTAGGTCGAAGTTCTGAGAGCCTGCAGTTGCTGTTCCGCCAAGGGTGCCACCGATGCGGATGAGAGAGATGCCTCCTGCTATCCAAACACGCCAACAATCCCAGTCCACCCATCACAAGAAATGCCAGGTGTACGATTGTTGGCCAAAACTTCCCCTTTTTATAGAAGTAGCAGACGATTGTAAGTTCTTTCACCTTAACCTAAAGAAAGGGGTTCACAGGGCAATATCAGGCTCTCTAGCAGCTTCCTGCTCCTTAGACTTGGCATCATTTGATGGAACTTCATACCCCAACTTGTCAGTCCAAAGGAGTGGAGTCGCTAAACTAGATAACTAatctttggaaagaaaacaggCCATGGTTGCAATTCATACTTTattgagatatagatatagatagtaattttattaaagattacaacaatagaaactaatacaactaaaaaaatagaaaaaatagaaaatgcagaaaagaagagaagaggaagaataaaaaatagaagagaaagaaaaataagaatatagtaaagaaaaagaaatgtatataacgaaatgacttccccttcattacaacaagtataaacaatttgagTAACTAtcagcttctcttaaaatacaacacatgatctctttttcccatatcccatctgttCCGGGGGAAAAAGGCCAGACTGAAGACGACTCCAGGAAAAGCAGAGCCGAGGACTGCGGCAGAATGAAGAGACAGTGAGTCGACTGGCTCTTCGTGatgcctctctggacaaggagaggacttgagctcatccacaagtgctccaggcagctgctcctcgtgaggagactgcaagacagtggtctctggcaggtttagagccctgggagatgagggagtagccatctttttgctcaaagtGTGGTCGGTGCCTTCGACAGGGCCCTAAGCTCGCATCCTTCCTTTCCCAATcacctttggaaattgcttgttaactgcttttcagctattaggaaactTTGGATCAAAAGATTTTTACAGCACTGGGCCAGTTTCCTTCATTCCTTaacaaaagaacttttaaataCGAGTTAACGACTTAAAAAAATTTTGAACATAATTTATTGCATTCTGAATAGTGAATAATcatttcttcaagaaaaaaatacaaataaagcatTGGGTGGGGAATGGCAAGAGGAAAACCCTCCATGCTCACATCTACCTCTTCCCTGTGTTCTCTACAGTCCATTGGTTTAATGTCCTTTGGATGAAGCAGACAAGCAATTTCTTGGTCTCAGAATAGTTCCTAAAACGTAATTACACCAGGAACCTTAGTTTAAGAGGCACTCCTGGAGGTTTCGGGACATCTGTGCATCCTGCGCCCTTCAGCAGCTTTCTGAAATCTCTAACTCAGCATCGTCCAGTCAGGATTCAACTCCCTTGTTCCCAGGCAGCTCATGGGCCAGTTTTTTTTAACGCTTTGCAGGCTCATAAGGTCTCTCAGAGAATGGCTGCATTGGTCTGCACGTAGAACACCTTGCCCAAGGTTTCACCCTCAGTCTTCAGAAGATATGAAAACGGAGTTCCTAAAACTGTTTATTCCTGGCTAGAATCTCTTACTAACTCAGAAAGTGTATTCTTTGCAAAACTGCAATGGTTGTCTCAATTCATGCTCTATTTCTAGATTTGAAATTAGGCAACAGAAAAGAGCAGAAAGCAGCCCCAGATCTGATTTGTGGTGCCCTGCAATTTTATGCTCCTTGGAGAGAAGTGGAGCAAACCTGGCCCCAAAGGCCATTCCCTCCCTTTGCAcctgcctgtaatgattgcccaacccaaatactcagactcacaagaggttgctaaatgaaatctgatttattagggaacttaggacaaatacagagaaagctgagaatgagcaaaagcgcgccaaatacaaacttaaaaccctcggtgcaaacgtaccccgcctccctgccaacagccccgcccgtcccaggtgctggcaaccatcagaactgctagcctgggaaagtaaccttgaacacaacagataacccaaacacattccaaaagcagagccaagagataaatcctcccatcctcccgtgaaagatgaaacacgcatccagctaatgacatgcgaaatgttacgatgtatcaaagacattgaaatggcgaacatgacactgcCCCATGGCCCAAACCTGCCCTGGCAAAGAGCATTTTCCTCACTATCCCAATGTCACCCAGCGGCACCTCAAGGGGGGGAAATTCTGATGTGCTTCCCCCTGCCTTCTGCTATGGTGCGGCTAGGTGACCCATGACAAATGGCATCTCATGGGCACCAATTCCACCCCACAAACAAGATGGGCTCATGTTGGAAGAAGGAAGCCTGTTTCTCTCTGGTGAAAGACTCGAGGAAGGCAGTGCGGCTAGAAGCCATGGATTGTGTCCATCGAACAAAGATGTGCCACTTTTCCCTGGAGCTtcacaagaaaaaggaagaactggTCTCTTGGAGTGCCAAGAAGGCTTTCCAACCTTAGAGAAGAAGTCTATATCCTCCTGTTGCCGTCCAGGACCTTCCGCAAGGCCCCCTTCACCTCCTTGTTGCGGAGGCTGTAGATCAGGGGGTTCAACATCGGGGTGACAATGCAATGCACTGTGGAAATCAGGGTGTCAATCTCCAGGGAGTAGCCAGAGCTTGGCCGGTTGTAGTTTAAGATTCCATTTCCAAAGTAAAGGATGACCACCAACATGTGAGAAGAGCAGGTGGAAAAAGCTTTCTGTCTGCCCGAGTTGCAGCGGATGCGCAGGATGGATGCAAGGATGTAGAAGTAGGAGATGACAATGAAAAGGAAAGGGGTCAGTCCCACAAATAGGGTGGCTATATGCGTTGTTATCTGGTTGGCATATATGTCACTACAGGCGATTTTCAGCAGTGGTGGGAGGTCACAGAAGATGTGATGGATCTGATTGTCTCCACAGAAACGTAACTTGGAGGCCAAGGCTGTGTGCACTGCTGAATTCAGGAAGCCCCAGATCCAGATGAAAATGGCCGCTTGCATGCAAACATGTGGGCTCATGATGTGAGAATAGCGCAACGGTTGACAGATGGCAGCATAGCGGTCATACGCCATGATGGCCAGCAACCAGCATTCTGAGCCAGAGAAGGCCATCAGGAAGAACATCTGGGCAAAGCAGTGGTTGTAGGAAATGCTGTGCCTTTGGAGAAGGAGATTTGAAAGGATCTTGGGGACTGTGACTGTTGAGTAGCAGACATCCAAGCAGGATAAGTGGCtgaggaaaaaatacatgggactgtgaaggaaggaagtgaacagGATGAGGGTGATTATTGTGATGTTACCCAGAATGGTGACCAGATAGATGGCAAGGAACACCAAGATGAGGTAGATCTGACCATGTGTGATGCTGGAGAAACCCAGAAATACAAATTCTGTAGCAAGAGTCTGATTGCTGACATCCATGGCAATGCAGGGATTGTGTGTAGCAAAGACGTTTAAGTAGAGGAAAAAATCACTGAACGAGACTTTCTTACCTTCACATATACCTCAGATGCACAAAGCAAATGAGACACTTGTCTCTTCAGATTTTGTAGTGGATGAAGCAATCCACAAAATCAAACCATtgcacttgattgattgattgattcattgattgattcattcattacgtgccatcaagttgttgtctaCTCTTAGTGAACATAcacatagattttccccatgttgCACTTAATACCATAAGTTGCACTTGAAGTTCCCAGAGTCATAAAGTATTACTTTTGCTCTTATAAGTTGAAGGCTTTCAACAAATCTGTGGTGTTGGGTAAGGATGGACACTTGTTTAAGTTGGGATTTTTTGTAATTTGGGAGTGACTTGTCCTTCtgatcaaaaacaaaactcaaaaacaacaataagTGGAAGCAGTATCACCtaagaggaggaaaggaggaaacacAATGTTATTACCAttttttaggaaacaaaaatttaGAACTACCAAAGATCAAACCACAGAAGATGGGGCTAAGGTTTGGGTTAGAACGATCTCACAACTGTTCAGGACAGATCAAACTATAGAAATCTTTGCTGCTAGATTATCCATTCTCAGCTCTGCAAAGCCCCTGGAGCAATTCTCCCAACCTTTCTAATTACAAAGGCCCCTGATGGCTTTAGAGAACATCTGAAAAGTCCACATTCAGATCTTCATTTATAAGAATAGAGGAAGCATGCTTTAGATGTTCCATAAAACAACTCTGTGACCCTGGGATTATAAAAAGCTCCAAGGCTCTCCAAAACCAAGGACATCCTTCCGTTTGATATCCCATGGTTTTGCAGTAGAACGTGAACCTGAAGCTCAAGGATGATCTGTGATCTTCAGAAGGTTGTGGATCATCACCAGtctggaaggagaaaggagcTCTGTGCTGGAACTGACATAACAGGTAGGACCTGCTTTCAGATTAACTATTTCCTGGGCTCCCATGATCAGTTGGTCACAAATGAACAAAGTGGGTTGCATGACAGATTAGGACTATGCAACTGAAAAGAGCTGGCTTTGTATGCATGGTGACCCAGgaatccttccccccaccccagatgaACACCCCAGCACATTCAGAAAAGTGCTTGAGCTGGCAAAATTGGGAAAAGTCTGTTTTAAGAGATCCTCTGCACCCAGATCTGGATTGCGTACTCATCAAAATCAATATAGATATTGCTATCTGCTGTAGCTACTCATTAAAGATCATTATGCCCTCCTGGTAGACCTACATTTCCAGAAGTTCCTATATTCCATCCTGGGCTTTTCTACGCATGGGTCTGGGAAGCTGTACTCCATAGTCCAATTTAGATCGCCTCGTTGAGTGTTAGCAGAAGTCCAGACCCAACTGAGCTTGGCCAAAGCTCAGAACATAGGGCtaggttaggacttggatggagtACCACTTGGGACCTCCAAATATGATTGCTGGAGTGGAAAGTCAAGGAAGATCTTGGTAGAAGGCTATGGCAGAATGCTCTACCAGAGACCATGGTGGAAAGGTGGATGTGGAAGAGAGGAGTTATGAGGAAGAGGCGTGAAACTGTGAACGCTAATGGTCCAATCTCCTTTTAGAAACTACGACACTTCTATGTTCAGAACAACATTATGGTCCCCGCGTTTAAAACATGGTATCTCAGAGCTGGGAAAAGAACAGGAGAGGACAAGGAAAATTATAAATGAGCTCAAATCCCAGCCCTGGAAAGAGAGTTAGAAGAGACAAGATCGATCAGGAGCCCCTTCCAACAGTTTTTCATGTCCTGGTCACCGCatgattggattactgcagtgtgctctaaatggggctgcccttgaagaccacctggaacctACGGTAcatctggtccaaaatgcagtggtgcgaCCAGTAACAGGTGCCTCTCATGCCCATGGGTCAccactgctatgcaagctgcattggctgccagtcagctTCTAAGTACAATTCAAGGTCTGATTATTACTTATAAAGGAATAACTAGTAATAAAGTAATTACTTATAAACCCTAACATGCCAGGAGCCATGTGGGGAGGTGGGGAAGGTACTTGCAGAGCCACTGACCTGGGGGCCTGGGCTGCTGGTGCCTTGCTCCAGATGTGCTCATGAAGCTCACCTCTGCACTGCTCCTTCTCTGTCACCCGGATGGGCTCCCCCTCCACGGAAGCTGCCAGTGCGTCTTATCAAGGCTTCCTGAAGCCATCTTTCAGAACTGGTATGGCCTGCGCTCTGGTCCCCTCCAGGCCCTCCTGGCCAGAAGACAGGTGAAAGGAAGGGGTCTGGCCTCAAGTGCCTTTAAGGCATCGCCAAACCCCATCGGCCCAGGAGTGAGATTCTTTACGGAGAGAGCCAAGCTGGGGGCGGGAGAAGACTGCAGCTGCGTTGCAGGAACACAAAGGCAACTGGGGAGCAGGACTCCCGGGGGGACGTGCAGCCCTTAAGCCCCCAAGCAGAAAGTGATGTTGCTGTGTTCAGATAACACGTTCTTCTCAACTAAGGAAACCACGGGATGGCTGAAGTTGGCAGGCGGAGCCTGATTTGATTCCCACAGGAGCCAGGATTGCAACACACCCATTTTTGCTCAGTCTGGCACATTGTACTGACCCCCCTCTTTTCAGATGACCTGAACCAGGAGGCTAAAATGCCCCTATGCCGGTTCCTGGCCAGTGTCACAGAGAAGGgctggagggggcccctgtcAGCAAGACCCATTTTGCGAGACCTCACTCTGCAATTGCCAACCTCGCAACCCCTCCCTCTAAGATCCATGGCGTCCTGGTGTGGTTCTTCTGAGAAAAGGTCCACAATGCCCGGCATCAGGCGGTATCTGCAAATCTCAGTCCTGCAGTCATGCCACCCCAAAAGGAGGTGGTTCATGATTTGGGACCTCCGTAGATGCAGGATTACTGCTGTAACAGGGGGCAAAGCCTGGAGCAGGATCCTTCTGCGATGGTGATTCTGGCCTTGCTTTGGCACTGCCGGATTACCGCAGGGCCCTCTAAACGGGGCGGCCTTTGGAGATGGCCTGGAAGCTGAGGCTTTCCAGAATGGAGGGGGAGACTGGGGGGACAGTCCTGCCATGGCAGGGGGGGCCCTCTTCTACAGCCACTGCAGGGCCTCTGGTGGGGTTCCAGATGCTGTTCCGGGAGGCATCAGCCATTGGGGCCTACCTGGAACAGCACCAGGGTGGGACGTGCAtcctccaacccccccccccccactttgaaagTTAGTGGGACGTGGAGCAAAGAGCCTTCGGACATCTCTAGCCATGGAGGCTTCCCCCAGCCCTTGGTATTTCAGAAAGCAGGAAAATCAGCCCTTTCTACCAAGCTGTTAAGTCTTCAGACTTCCCCTCATATTTTGCAAGGTTTTATATTCTCCTTCTGTTGCAGACGCCCAATGTCTCTGCCCAGGACGGTCTGTCCCGGGAGGAGGGAAGGCAAATGGCGGCCTGGAGCTCTCCTGCCACAAACAGAGCCGAAGCCAGGAGTCAAagcaaagaataaaactgaaagaaAGATGCCCTGATGAGGGGAGGCTCCCAGAAAGGAGGCAGCAGCTctaaaaactgggggggggggagtggcatTTTTTCCGTCCCTCAGAACCAGCCTGAGGGAGaagctcttcaaggccttccccTCGGAGGGAACCAAAATTCGGAAGAAGCAGAGAAGAGCCAAGGAGCCCAGCCGGGAGCaaacaaggagaaaagaagagggggaaaagacagaacagaaacagaaaacagaaactaaaaaaggaaaggagacatGTGACCCTGTAGAAAAATGCATATCCTGTAGCTCTGGAGACACGGACCAGAGAGATGGAATGAAGGCATCAGAAATAGAGAGGTCAGCACGAAACAAATATATTGGagatatggaacagaaagatGTGAGAATACCCTGGAATTGCACTTTGAAGAAAAGAGTGTCGAGAAAGGGCCAGTAGGAAATGGGTAGCTAACAGagaaaatagttttattgttgaGGTTCCTTGCTGAACTAGTTGAAAGCCTTTATAGTGTTCGATCCCGTGGTTTTTTTTCAATTCCAAGCTTTCCTTTGTTAAAAAGAAGTCTTCCCCCCCAGCCACTAAAGGGGATCGAAAACCCTCAACCAGCGGTCCaagtttccagtgctttgtgtTAACAACTATTGAGCTGGGTCAAGCTGGTTATTGGTGGTTCGAAACAAACACGCCAACGCCAGGACGGTCTTCGGACTGGGGCAGCTTAGAGCGTCCGGAAAGTAAAGAGAGCAGCGAAGAACTGCAGTTCGGCCCTTTTCACCAGGCCCGCCTGGCTGGTGGCGTTTTGGGGCACGCGCTGCAGGGATCAAGAAAAAGGCTTTCTGTCTCTGCTGTCCGACCAGGCAAGGACTGAGAGCCTCCTTGAATCGCAACCAGTTGGTTACGTCAGACCGAGCTCTGCAAGCTCCCAGCAGCACCCGGGAACCAGGAGAGGCTCTGCGCTAGCAAACAGAGGATCAGAGGAGATGCAAATCTATCCCCAAAGAGAGCAATCGGCACGGAAGAGGCAAAGGATCCACCGCGCAACGGATTTTCTCTACTAACTTTACCTTGCCGTTTCCCCAGGCCTTTTTGGATGTTGGGCCCAAATTGtgtgattttctctttttctttaaggcaatgtttctcagccttggcaactttaagctgtatggacctcaaaccccagaattccccagccagcgggaGTTGAAGGTCGTACATCTTAGAGTAGCCAAGGCTGAGATGACTGCCATAAGGAGCCTGCCTTTCCCAAGCCTTCCAGCCAAATTTTACAAAGAAAGCCCTAAGTTGCTCTCATCCTGAATCCcaccctgccctgcccttcccGCAAGTGCCTGTGTTTGGGGAATACTTAAAAGTTCTGCAGGGTCCAACTGGTCGTTCATTTCGGAGCCCCCCTGCTTCTTAATCCTCTACAGCAAGAAACCCGGGGCAGGGAGGTCCTTTTGCAGGAGGAGCCAGTCCTGGGAGGCACCATGTTCTGCTCTGCACCTTCCTCATCCTTCTTGTCACCTGATCAGGTTTCCCAAAGATGACCTGAAGAAAGCCAGTTTGCGTGAGTGGTTTTCTTCTTGGACTCTGTCAACGGTGTTGGGCATTTAGATCCTCTGACTGGAACAGAAGgctcttcgaacagtcactcatgccacgGCCACCTCCTGGCTGCATTGCTGTAATGCGTTCTATGTGGGGCCGCCCCTGAAGACCATCAGGAAGCTGCAGGTAGTTCAGAATGCAGAGCCCTGGGCAGTGATGGGAGTGGCGCGTTATGCGCACATGAcgccactgctccatgagctgcacttgtTGCAGTTGGCTTCCAGGCGCAGCTCAAGGTGCTGCTCAACTCCTTTAAAACCCTTCTTGGCTTGGCTACCTGAATGACCACTGATCTCCGATGACCTCTGGCCACCTGGTAGAGTCAAGCAGGGTGGGTGCTTGCTCTCCAGGTCCCGCTTATCAAACAGTGTCCTCTTGCGGGAGACAGGAGGCACGCCTTGctggttgcagtgcctgccctctggaataatctCCCCCGGAGAGTCACGCAGCTCCCACCCTTAGGACACTCTGGAAACTACAAAAGaatgcccccccccggccttggGTTAAGGTGGTTGTGTAGCCCCTTTTATTTAGTTTAGCTTTGTTTAATTTAAGATTGGGTGTTTGTTCTTCAGGCTGGCcatgttcttctttttctatgcATTATCTCCTTTTCtaatttgtaagccatccagagtcatggaGCAGTCAAGCAGACTTgaaaaattggaataaataaataaacaagcaaataaataaattccatgcgGTTTTTTTGAAAGGTATCGTGGTCAGTGAGTGTTCCTCTACACGATCACTGGCAGCAGAAGAAGCCATGCGGCTTCTATCCGGTTTCCTGGCTTTGGCACTCCTAGGAAAGGTAACAAGCTGATTGGCTGGGGAAATAGCAGTTTCCTGTGTGATTCTGGGATCCAGGACACAAGGTGAGAAATGCTGACAGCCAGCTTTCTTGGGGAACGGCCCTTTCTACAAAAAGCTCCCATCCCCTGTGAAAGCCAGCTGTGGGAAAGGCGAGTCCATGGATGAGTTTTGGTTTTAGGAAGGCTGCCGGGCTGGCTGGAGGGAGGGTCAATCTACAACCTCCATCTTGTCactttgactgggtgggaggagTTCTAGCTTtagacaaggaggaggagaacaatcTGTCGCCTCTGTGCCTTTCTGAACTCTCTACCGCAGGCCCGCAATTGGGGTCTGTGCCACCCGGGGGacacatggattctgcgcccattttggtgcccgaccagcatggcgcccaggggCACACGCCCCGGTTGCCCCagcctagttgcggccctgctctaccgcattcttcctcctttcctcgcCCCAACCTTCTCCCATCACTTGCCCTTTGGGCACATCTTCCAACTCTGCCAGGTTCATCTGA
This genomic interval carries:
- the LOC134501161 gene encoding olfactory receptor 5V1-like; amino-acid sequence: MDVSNQTLATEFVFLGFSSITHGQIYLILVFLAIYLVTILGNITIITLILFTSFLHSPMYFFLSHLSCLDVCYSTVTVPKILSNLLLQRHSISYNHCFAQMFFLMAFSGSECWLLAIMAYDRYAAICQPLRYSHIMSPHVCMQAAIFIWIWGFLNSAVHTALASKLRFCGDNQIHHIFCDLPPLLKIACSDIYANQITTHIATLFVGLTPFLFIVISYFYILASILRIRCNSGRQKAFSTCSSHMLVVILYFGNGILNYNRPSSGYSLEIDTLISTVHCIVTPMLNPLIYSLRNKEVKGALRKIFLQVQGQRPQKP